From the Synergistaceae bacterium genome, one window contains:
- a CDS encoding DUF4194 domain-containing protein, whose protein sequence is MSTEKNETGIFSYEEEKKLAFSRVLISLYKGVLFREESAVLWEDLLEMRTRVIEHFSVIGLQLLVDESEGYAFLFYPHEDMVDPEAGMPRLVAKRQLSFPVSLILALLRLRMAEFDAGGEGTRLIMSRDDIVEMVRVFMPEGSNDAKIVDKIDSHINKITELGFIRTLKDQPHLYEILRIIKAFINAQWLSDFDSKLASYSEFLKEKEQE, encoded by the coding sequence ATGAGCACCGAGAAAAACGAAACTGGAATATTCTCCTATGAAGAAGAAAAGAAGCTTGCTTTTTCCAGGGTACTGATAAGCCTTTATAAAGGAGTACTGTTCCGTGAAGAGTCAGCCGTTCTCTGGGAGGATCTGCTTGAAATGCGGACAAGGGTCATAGAGCATTTTTCCGTAATCGGCCTTCAGCTTCTTGTTGATGAAAGCGAAGGATATGCGTTCTTATTTTACCCTCATGAAGACATGGTAGATCCTGAGGCAGGGATGCCAAGGCTGGTCGCCAAACGTCAGCTTTCTTTTCCGGTAAGTCTTATTCTTGCGTTGCTTCGGCTGCGTATGGCGGAATTCGATGCGGGGGGCGAGGGGACTCGTCTTATTATGTCCAGAGATGATATTGTTGAGATGGTGCGTGTTTTTATGCCCGAGGGCAGCAATGATGCGAAGATAGTAGATAAGATAGACAGCCACATCAACAAAATAACCGAACTGGGGTTTATTCGGACACTCAAGGATCAGCCGCACCTTTATGAGATACTCCGCATAATCAAGGCATTCATAAATGCTCAATGGCTTAGTGATTTTGACAGTAAACTTGCGTCATACAGTGAATTTCTAAAGGAAAAGGAACAGGAATAA
- a CDS encoding DUF3375 domain-containing protein, with protein MPKLDYESINDIKSKNPAWRLLLADMAPLIISFLNRVFVEPNIRTISEQDLIDKLEDDLYFLRDMYGEGVFRRSPSEYLKEWSEPEKGWLRCFYPVNSDEPHFDMTPASEKVIAWVHSLTQNTFVGTESRLKTIFDLLHQMVEGTEVDPEVRIAELKKRRDEIDAEIMKIENGEILLLDDTAIKDRFQQFSAMARELLSDFREVEYNFRMLDRSVRERIALWSSSKGELLDEIFGEHDAITESDQGRSFRAFTEFLLSQSRQQELNDLLGKVMQMPSVLSTKPDEKLGRISDSWLNASYHTMSTMRLLSSQLRHFLDSKVWLENRRIVDILKNIEAHSLKIRDDQPIGNFMELNGTGVDIKLIMERPLFTPSTKNRINSEEVLHGEDDADASSLFEQFYIDKNQLKGRIEKALRRSSQITLKELLDVYPPHGGLAEVVAYMSIASERDSSIFDESETEEIIWLNETGSHTRAKFPRIIFLKEAVK; from the coding sequence ATGCCAAAGCTGGATTACGAGAGTATAAATGACATAAAAAGCAAGAATCCGGCTTGGCGTCTTTTACTTGCCGACATGGCCCCGCTTATCATTAGCTTTTTAAACAGAGTATTCGTTGAGCCCAACATACGCACAATATCAGAGCAGGATTTGATAGATAAACTTGAGGATGACCTCTACTTTTTGAGGGATATGTACGGAGAAGGCGTGTTCAGGCGCTCCCCCTCCGAATATCTTAAGGAATGGTCAGAGCCTGAAAAAGGGTGGCTCCGTTGTTTTTATCCGGTAAATTCTGATGAGCCGCATTTTGACATGACTCCTGCTTCCGAAAAGGTTATAGCTTGGGTCCACTCACTTACTCAAAATACTTTTGTTGGAACTGAGTCGCGGCTTAAGACGATCTTCGATCTTTTGCACCAGATGGTAGAAGGGACTGAAGTTGACCCTGAAGTTCGCATTGCCGAGCTGAAGAAGCGGCGCGATGAGATAGATGCGGAGATTATGAAGATCGAGAACGGGGAGATCCTTCTCCTTGACGACACTGCTATTAAGGATCGTTTTCAGCAGTTTTCCGCTATGGCGCGCGAACTGTTGAGTGATTTCCGCGAAGTGGAATATAATTTTCGCATGCTTGACCGCAGCGTCAGGGAACGCATCGCACTGTGGAGCAGCAGCAAGGGAGAACTGCTTGACGAGATATTCGGTGAGCATGATGCGATAACGGAATCTGATCAGGGACGGAGTTTCAGGGCTTTTACGGAATTCCTCCTGTCACAGAGCCGTCAGCAGGAGTTGAACGATCTGCTGGGCAAAGTAATGCAGATGCCGTCTGTGCTAAGCACGAAGCCCGATGAGAAACTCGGGCGTATTTCCGACAGCTGGCTTAATGCCAGCTATCACACTATGAGCACGATGCGCCTGCTGTCATCTCAGCTTCGCCACTTCCTTGACAGCAAGGTGTGGCTTGAAAACCGAAGGATAGTTGATATTTTAAAAAACATAGAGGCTCATTCTTTGAAAATACGGGACGATCAGCCAATCGGTAATTTTATGGAACTAAATGGAACAGGCGTGGATATAAAGCTTATCATGGAGCGTCCTTTATTTACCCCTTCGACAAAAAACCGTATCAACTCTGAAGAGGTCTTGCATGGCGAGGATGACGCTGACGCCTCATCCCTGTTCGAGCAATTTTATATAGACAAAAACCAGCTGAAAGGGCGTATAGAAAAAGCGCTTCGCCGCTCTTCGCAAATAACGCTGAAGGAACTGCTTGACGTATACCCGCCCCATGGCGGGCTGGCAGAAGTAGTTGCATATATGAGCATTGCATCGGAGCGGGATTCATCGATATTTGACGAATCAGAGACAGAAGAGATCATCTGGCTCAACGAAACTGGATCGCATACGCGGGCAAAATTCCCCCGGATAATTTTTTTGAAAGAGGCCGTAAAATGA